A genomic window from endosymbiont of Galathealinum brachiosum includes:
- a CDS encoding LysR family transcriptional regulator gives MVGKMVERVANIDLLDGMAVFVGVVKAGSFTAAAHALGHSTSYVSKEVTRLEKRLGSRLLNRTTRTISLTNAGRAYYERCNQIVIDAQNAERSINQLQEEPSGLLRVNAPGSFGSKYLLDVLPEFMHRYPDIKLEVEFNDRLIDVVAEGYDVVIRVGEIKDSNLIARKFTSSRSVVVASPEYLKRRGTPQNVEELTQHDCIAYSLLPAPTQWVFNKGGKRSSVTIEARAMCNSANIEIAMVMKGIGITRVPLFTCEKEVDSGELQVILDDYDHIKYDVYAVYPHRQYLTAKVRAFVDFVVDAFE, from the coding sequence ATGGTTGGGAAAATGGTAGAAAGAGTCGCAAATATCGATCTGTTAGATGGTATGGCAGTGTTCGTAGGGGTGGTTAAGGCCGGTTCATTTACCGCAGCTGCGCATGCGCTTGGGCATAGTACTTCGTATGTGAGCAAGGAAGTTACCCGGCTTGAAAAACGACTGGGTAGCCGATTACTAAATCGAACGACACGTACAATTAGCCTCACTAATGCGGGCCGTGCTTATTACGAACGCTGTAATCAGATTGTGATAGATGCTCAGAATGCCGAGCGATCTATTAACCAGTTGCAGGAAGAGCCGAGTGGATTATTACGTGTTAATGCACCCGGCAGTTTCGGTTCTAAATACCTGCTTGATGTTTTGCCAGAATTTATGCACCGTTACCCTGATATTAAACTTGAGGTTGAGTTTAATGATCGACTGATTGATGTCGTTGCTGAAGGTTATGATGTAGTGATCAGGGTCGGTGAAATTAAAGACAGCAACCTGATAGCGCGAAAATTCACTTCATCACGATCGGTTGTTGTTGCTTCACCTGAGTACTTGAAACGTAGGGGCACTCCACAAAATGTTGAAGAATTAACTCAGCATGACTGTATTGCTTACTCCTTATTACCTGCACCCACGCAATGGGTATTCAATAAAGGCGGTAAACGTAGCAGTGTAACGATCGAAGCACGGGCAATGTGTAACAGCGCTAATATAGAAATTGCAATGGTAATGAAGGGTATAGGTATAACACGCGTGCCGTTATTTACCTGTGAAAAAGAAGTAGACAGTGGTGAGTTACAGGTTATTTTAGATGATTACGATCATATCAAATATGATGTGTATGCTGTGTATCCACATCGCCAGTACCTTACCGCTAAAGTACGTGCTTTTGTTGATTTTGTAGTAGATGCTTTTGAGTGA
- a CDS encoding NADPH-dependent FMN reductase — protein MRILTFAATSSSKSINKQLASYAASQLDNADIEILDINDYELPLFSEDKELELGQPYLAKKFIDKIATSDALIIAFAEHNGSYTAAYKNIFDWASRVNPKVFQNKPVVMLATSPGPGGASSVLATAISSAPFFDGVVKGSLSVPDFYENFDSEQGKIINDEINERLITAVNNLI, from the coding sequence ATGAGAATACTGACATTTGCCGCAACCAGCAGCTCAAAATCAATCAACAAACAACTTGCGAGTTATGCTGCGAGTCAGCTAGATAACGCTGATATTGAGATACTCGATATAAACGACTATGAACTGCCCTTATTCAGTGAAGACAAAGAACTCGAACTAGGACAACCCTATTTAGCAAAAAAATTTATAGATAAGATTGCCACCAGTGATGCCCTGATTATCGCTTTCGCAGAACATAATGGCTCTTACACTGCGGCATATAAAAACATTTTTGACTGGGCATCCCGTGTTAATCCGAAAGTGTTTCAGAATAAACCTGTTGTAATGCTCGCTACTTCACCAGGACCCGGTGGAGCATCAAGCGTTCTGGCAACCGCAATTTCGTCTGCCCCTTTTTTCGATGGAGTCGTAAAAGGCAGTCTCTCGGTTCCAGATTTTTATGAAAACTTTGATAGTGAACAGGGAAAGATTATTAATGATGAGATTAACGAAAGATTAATAACCGCGGTAAACAACTTAATCTGA
- a CDS encoding pilus assembly protein — MEILKRDSLNEGGFAGLREHRLIKEPELFGPQANIDGSWPGKINGLGNFIYLADARFKPHGETHMHSHHEVDVISVMVDGNISHEGSLEHGKNLTKNDVQIQRAGGEGFSHNEVNPDDDWNRLIQLWVLPEVAGQPTDYKVYTPLTGELTRIYGGDENDKADFPAKTKLDIAVLRNEQQIEVNKPFLAYITRGNGLLNGESVVDGDLIRGESIKFKAQSDTQLIIIHFE; from the coding sequence ATGGAAATTTTAAAACGTGACAGTTTGAACGAAGGTGGATTCGCGGGTTTAAGAGAACACCGACTGATAAAAGAGCCTGAATTATTTGGACCACAGGCAAATATTGATGGAAGCTGGCCGGGAAAAATTAATGGCCTGGGTAATTTTATATATCTTGCTGATGCCCGTTTCAAACCACACGGTGAAACGCACATGCACAGTCATCATGAAGTCGATGTTATATCCGTTATGGTTGATGGAAACATTTCACATGAAGGCTCCCTTGAACACGGAAAAAATTTAACAAAAAATGATGTGCAAATACAACGTGCTGGTGGTGAAGGCTTCTCTCACAATGAAGTAAATCCGGATGATGACTGGAACCGCTTGATTCAACTTTGGGTATTGCCCGAAGTTGCAGGACAACCAACTGATTACAAAGTGTATACACCATTAACTGGTGAATTAACACGTATATATGGAGGTGATGAAAACGATAAAGCAGACTTCCCTGCTAAAACAAAACTGGATATTGCCGTGTTGAGAAATGAACAACAGATAGAAGTTAATAAACCATTTTTAGCCTATATTACTCGGGGTAACGGTCTGCTTAACGGAGAGTCTGTTGTCGATGGTGATTTAATACGCGGTGAATCAATAAAATTCAAAGCACAGTCTGATACACAATTAATTATTATACACTTTGAATAA